A region of Streptomyces paludis DNA encodes the following proteins:
- a CDS encoding DeoR/GlpR family DNA-binding transcription regulator codes for MSDNQNLLAEQRRALILDEVRRRGGVRVNELTRKLNVSDMTVRRDLDALARQGVIEKVHGGAVPVVEASTHEPGFEAKSALELTAKEDIARAAAALVQPGSAIALSGGTTTFALAHHLVDVPELTVVTNSTRVADVFHTARQTAGAGGQRSGSPVVVLTGGVRTPSDSLVGPVADQAIRSLHFDVLFLGVHGISVEAGLSTPNIAEAETNRRFMRSARRVVVVADHTKWGTVGLSSFATLDAIDTLVTDSGLSEETRAEIAEHVPGLLVADRATSGSVPGNG; via the coding sequence GTGAGCGACAATCAGAACCTCCTCGCGGAGCAGCGCCGCGCGCTGATCCTGGACGAGGTGCGCCGACGTGGCGGAGTCCGCGTCAACGAGCTGACGCGCAAGCTCAATGTCTCCGACATGACGGTGCGCCGGGACCTGGACGCGCTGGCCCGGCAGGGCGTCATCGAGAAGGTGCACGGCGGCGCGGTCCCGGTGGTCGAGGCGAGTACGCACGAACCGGGGTTCGAGGCGAAGTCCGCGCTGGAGCTGACCGCCAAGGAGGACATCGCGCGGGCGGCGGCGGCGCTCGTCCAGCCCGGGAGCGCCATCGCGCTGTCCGGTGGGACGACGACCTTCGCGCTGGCGCACCATCTGGTGGACGTCCCCGAGCTGACGGTGGTGACCAACTCGACGCGGGTGGCCGATGTGTTCCACACCGCGCGGCAGACGGCGGGCGCGGGCGGCCAGCGCTCCGGCTCCCCCGTCGTGGTGCTCACGGGCGGGGTGCGTACGCCGTCGGACTCGCTGGTGGGTCCGGTGGCCGACCAGGCGATCCGCTCGCTCCACTTCGATGTGCTCTTCCTCGGGGTGCACGGCATCTCGGTCGAGGCGGGCCTCTCCACACCGAACATCGCGGAGGCGGAGACCAACCGCCGGTTCATGCGGTCGGCGCGCCGGGTGGTGGTCGTGGCCGACCACACGAAGTGGGGGACGGTGGGGCTGAGTTCGTTCGCGACACTGGACGCGATCGACACTCTGGTGACGGACTCGGGGCTGTCTGAGGAGACGCGCGCGGAGATCGCGGAGCATGTGCCGGGCCTGCTGGTGGCGGACCGGGCCACATCGGGTTCGGTGCCGGGGAACGGCTGA
- a CDS encoding SRPBCC family protein gives MSVFRIDRATPLPADEAWRRLTDWPAHGRVVPLTRITVLTPGPTRTGTLFTARTGLGPLGFDDPMEVVHWQPPAPGVPGHCRLEKRGRAVTGWAEIRVRDDGPAGDGRGARVCWEEDLRFAVLPRPLDPLTARAGRLVFGRAVGRLLRGGSTAGTGAGADAGHG, from the coding sequence ATGAGCGTCTTCCGGATCGACCGTGCCACCCCGCTCCCCGCCGACGAGGCATGGCGGCGGCTGACGGACTGGCCCGCGCACGGGCGCGTGGTGCCGCTCACCCGGATCACGGTCCTGACCCCGGGCCCGACCCGCACCGGGACACTCTTCACCGCCCGTACGGGGCTAGGGCCTCTCGGGTTCGACGATCCGATGGAGGTCGTCCACTGGCAGCCGCCCGCGCCGGGGGTGCCGGGCCACTGCCGGCTGGAGAAGCGCGGCCGGGCCGTCACGGGCTGGGCGGAAATCCGCGTACGGGACGACGGGCCGGCCGGGGACGGGCGCGGCGCCCGGGTGTGCTGGGAGGAAGACCTGCGGTTCGCCGTACTGCCGCGCCCACTGGACCCGCTGACGGCGCGCGCGGGACGGCTGGTCTTCGGCCGCGCCGTGGGCCGTCTGCTGCGCGGAGGGAGCACGGCGGGCACGGGCGCGGGCGCGGATGCCGGGCATGGCTAG
- the cds1 gene encoding L-cysteine desulfhydrase Cds1 encodes MTQTDGSGDCTDGTPAAIVDVDRSDPGYRAWLKEAVRKVQADANRSADTHLLRFPLPERWGIDLYLKDESTHPTGSLKHRLARSLFLYGLCNGWIRPGKPVIEASSGSTAVSEAYFAKLIGVPFIAVMPRTTSPEKCRLIEFHGGQCHFVDDAAGIYAESAGLAARTGGHYMDQFTYAERATDWRGNNNIAESIYQQLRLERYPEPAWVVATAGTGGTSATIARYVHYMQYDTRICVPDPENSCFFDGWTRHDADARSERGSRIEGIGRPRMEPSFVPGAIDRMMKVPDAASVAAVRMLERAIGRKAGGSTGTGLWSALRIVAEMVEAGDTGSVVTLLCDPGDRYLDKYYSDAWLAGQGLDITPYTEALDRFLTTGVWPD; translated from the coding sequence ATGACACAGACGGACGGATCCGGGGACTGTACGGACGGGACGCCGGCCGCCATCGTCGACGTGGACCGCAGCGACCCCGGTTACCGCGCATGGCTCAAGGAGGCCGTACGGAAGGTCCAGGCCGACGCCAACCGCTCCGCCGACACCCATCTCCTGCGCTTCCCGCTCCCCGAGCGGTGGGGCATCGACCTGTACCTCAAGGACGAGTCGACGCATCCCACCGGCAGCCTCAAGCACCGGCTCGCCCGCTCGCTGTTCCTCTACGGCCTCTGCAACGGCTGGATCCGGCCGGGAAAGCCGGTGATCGAGGCGTCCAGCGGTTCGACGGCCGTCTCCGAGGCGTACTTCGCGAAGCTGATCGGCGTGCCGTTCATCGCCGTCATGCCCCGTACCACCAGCCCCGAGAAGTGCCGGCTGATCGAATTCCACGGCGGGCAGTGCCACTTCGTGGACGACGCCGCCGGGATCTACGCGGAGTCGGCGGGTCTGGCGGCCCGTACCGGCGGCCACTACATGGACCAGTTCACCTACGCGGAGCGCGCCACCGACTGGCGGGGCAACAACAACATCGCCGAGTCGATCTACCAGCAACTGCGGCTGGAGCGCTATCCCGAGCCCGCCTGGGTCGTCGCCACGGCCGGCACGGGCGGCACCTCCGCGACCATCGCCCGCTATGTCCACTACATGCAGTACGACACCCGGATCTGCGTCCCCGACCCGGAGAACTCCTGCTTCTTCGACGGCTGGACCCGGCACGACGCGGACGCGCGCAGCGAGCGCGGCTCCCGTATCGAGGGCATCGGGCGCCCCCGGATGGAGCCGAGCTTCGTGCCCGGCGCCATCGACCGGATGATGAAGGTCCCGGACGCGGCCAGCGTCGCCGCCGTACGGATGCTGGAGCGCGCCATAGGGCGCAAGGCGGGCGGCTCCACCGGCACCGGCCTGTGGAGCGCGCTGCGGATCGTCGCGGAGATGGTCGAGGCCGGTGACACGGGCAGTGTGGTCACCCTGCTCTGCGACCCGGGCGACCGCTATCTCGACAAGTACTACTCGGACGCCTGGCTCGCCGGGCAGGGCCTGGACATCACCCCGTACACCGAGGCGCTCGACCGCTTTCTGACGACGGGCGTCTGGCCGGACTGA
- a CDS encoding ATP-binding protein, whose protein sequence is MISRPSRHCTVELQALPSRIGQVRRIISAQLRYWHLDPLIDYAALGVTELLTNVHRHAQPDKLCTVDIELLLERLTVSVSDHDPRLPAVNDAGPFDTGGRGLALIAAVSESWGMRRRGDTGKSIWFTLPAPPAALALPLRPVYGATTDGPFPGAEFGPAAVDHSSAAARSAVVG, encoded by the coding sequence GTGATCAGCCGGCCCAGCAGGCACTGCACGGTGGAGCTCCAGGCCCTGCCGTCGCGGATCGGTCAGGTCCGCAGAATCATCTCGGCGCAACTGCGCTACTGGCATCTCGATCCTCTGATCGACTACGCGGCACTCGGCGTCACCGAGCTGCTGACCAACGTCCACCGGCACGCCCAGCCGGACAAGCTCTGCACCGTCGACATCGAGCTGCTCCTCGAACGGCTCACCGTCTCGGTCAGCGACCACGATCCGCGGCTGCCCGCGGTCAACGACGCCGGTCCGTTCGATACCGGCGGCCGCGGTCTCGCCCTGATCGCGGCCGTCAGCGAGAGCTGGGGCATGCGGCGCCGGGGCGATACGGGCAAGAGCATCTGGTTCACGCTTCCCGCCCCGCCCGCCGCGCTGGCCCTGCCGCTGCGCCCGGTGTACGGCGCGACGACCGACGGCCCGTTCCCCGGGGCGGAGTTCGGCCCGGCGGCGGTCGACCACAGCTCGGCGGCGGCCCGCTCGGCCGTGGTCGGCTGA
- a CDS encoding winged helix-turn-helix domain-containing protein, translating to MAKETTTPTITDLAALKVFAHPLRIELYRRLFTARSATASQLAEQVDEAVSLVSYHLRRMAAHGFIVEAPELSTDARERWWKPASERGWSFRSSDFMGDPEGAAVVGQVTRQLLTARAERYAAYLDQQSAWPKEWTDAAFTAEYLPRLTAAELAELNEEMHALVRRWEERGRAAEEAGETGNTAGREQVALHLYGFPYRP from the coding sequence ATGGCCAAGGAGACGACGACCCCGACCATCACCGATCTCGCCGCGCTGAAGGTCTTCGCGCACCCGCTGCGCATCGAGCTGTACCGGCGGCTCTTCACCGCGCGCTCGGCGACCGCGTCCCAGCTCGCGGAGCAGGTCGACGAGGCGGTGTCGCTCGTCAGCTACCACCTGCGCAGGATGGCGGCGCACGGCTTCATCGTCGAGGCACCGGAGTTGAGCACGGACGCGCGGGAGCGGTGGTGGAAGCCGGCCTCCGAGCGGGGGTGGAGCTTCCGCAGTTCCGACTTCATGGGTGATCCGGAGGGCGCGGCCGTGGTCGGGCAGGTGACCCGCCAACTGCTCACGGCGCGCGCCGAACGGTACGCCGCCTACCTCGACCAGCAGTCGGCGTGGCCGAAGGAGTGGACGGACGCCGCGTTCACCGCCGAGTACCTGCCGCGGCTGACGGCGGCCGAACTGGCCGAGCTGAACGAGGAGATGCACGCGTTGGTACGGCGCTGGGAGGAGCGCGGGCGGGCCGCCGAGGAGGCCGGGGAGACCGGGAACACCGCGGGCCGCGAGCAGGTCGCCCTGCATCTGTACGGGTTCCCGTACCGCCCGTGA